CTGAAGTCCATTTCATGACAAGAAATCAATAATCACACACTGATTTTGACTTTAAACTAGGCTATTGGATGTATTTGATTTTTGGTGTTCAGCtctttccaaaaatatttttggatatttatttgacatttaaagtGATATAAAGAAGATAATCAgtgtagtattttattatttttatttttaaaaattttagaaATTTAATTTCCAGCAGAAATGCAAAACCTGCCCACATGCTACATGCAATCGCTCAActatttcttattttcttttcctTAATTCACGATATTTCATCAAACAAATATTCATAATACCGGTATATATGCGTTATATGTATCATATTCAATgcatcataatttttttttaatactcacTGATTTTGACATCAAAGTTTTTGGCTAAAtaattatttagatatttaattgagatatatagttgaataaagaagtatttttttatattttaaaaaaatctcaaaacttTGTTTATTTCCAGAAATTTGGACCCCACTGGTTTTTAATCTAATAGATTATTCTATTATTCTGCAGATGATttgcattacagtttttctcagatgatttggtgcatttttcagatcagaaatgaaattctcaaaactacttgttcaagtactccacatcatctagtcacttgtgcgcatcataaaagcagtttctcattcttttgaacaagttgcgatTGCTTTGATACATTCATGTaattgattatgtacatttttctGTGGTTTCCTATATTATCAGAAGCTAATATCATGTTGCTCAAGATGTATTATACAGTTCTCTGTGCAatagtcttacccctcaaaacatctagtcattagttcatagtctttacatgcaaaatggttgatctagttgtcataaactgtcaagcacatttttttacacattattattagactttttgtaaatttggcatgaattgtgcaagtgaatcttgactttcactaatgaagagaatgtTGATCAACCAATTATtaaccagttctctgaaatagctcaaaggtgcATCTCATGAATCTTCAATTGGAAAGCTTAAACTgtatagacagaggacaacaacacaagagttacaaattctgacaaCGCACTttctaattgtttttatttttgtctttgtacccatatttctttttccttttgtaatgtgtttttttttcttctttctttctttttttcagacaaCTAATAAAAGTGTAACTGGGAATTCTatccagtctctttcaatcaatatcccagatacagtaatgtgtaaatttgtacttttgaaatggatatatggcatacaagAAGTGCAGACTTATGCATgtcaatacagtaactgtcatccaaactgttaccatagtttacatcaggtaatactaacagagtgcactgttgtattgacaacatgactagcATCttatttgtgaacaatgacacaaggacttttcattctgatggcactgataaTGTTCACTGACAAATACTTCAACTAAACTTCTAAACGTATTTTACTTATATTATTTTCCTGTATGTTTATCTGCATGTATATTTCAGCACACAATACGTAGTTTCAATGCATCAGATCCAAAGTCTGTCATAGATCCATAAGCACACTCACCGCCTGTCACGACCAGCACGAGAACAACAGCCAATATGACGAACTTCATCATTCTGGAAAACAAGCCGAAGAAGAGAAGCGGCTGTTGAATGtctaaacttatttcatttatagAAAAAAGTAAGAATATAACTCTAAAGagtattaaaacacattaattatgtattcttaataattatgtaattagtCTGAAGCAGCTCTATACTCAAAGGTCATATTTCCCAGAGCAGATCAAAGAAGTTTTATCTTGTGATTTATAATGCATGCATTGCTGTTGtatatgttttaatgtattatttaaaaaaaacatttccataaATAAAACTGTGTGTAAAGTGTAACTCACCTTTGTACTGTGTTGGACTGAGTAAAACTgttcttctgtctgtctgtatgtatgTCTATATGAAACCTCACCTTTATCCTACAGTCTCTTATCAGCTCCCTccactctccctctctctttctgcaaacAGACCAAGCCCTGGTCATTTGCAGCACAGCTAAATTAATGATCTTGACACAggaaaattaaacaatatttctcAACTTTATGTGTGTAACTTTGCACGTTTGCAGCTCTTCTGTTTGCAGGGTGTGCTGTGTTGTAATCGCATGTAGAGATGTATGCAACTTCCTTCCTGCAGCTTCCCAGCTGCGGTCATGAAGAAGGATAGAacgacagaatgatagaacaatagatagatagatagatagatagatagatagatagatagatagacagacagatagatagatagatagatagatagatagatagatagatagatagatagatagatagatagatagatagatagatagatagatagatagatagttagttagttagttagttagttagttagttgacagacagacagatatagataaatagatagatagacagacagacagacagacagacagacagacagatagatagatagatagatagatagacagacagacagacagatagatgatagatagatagatagatagatagatagatagatagatagatagacagacagacagacagacagacagacagacagttagacagacagacagacagacagatagttagttagatagacagacagatagacagacagacagatagatagatagatagatagatagacagacagacagacagacagttagttagttagttagacagacagacagacagatagatagttagacagacagacagacagacagacagacagacagacagacagttagatagatagatagatagatagatagatagacagatagatagatagatagatagttagttagttagttagttagttagttagttagttagttagacagacagacagacagacagacagatagatagttagacagacagacagacagttagttacttagttagacagacagatatagatagataaacagacagacggacggacggacggacagttagttagacagacagacagacagacagacagacagacagttagttagttagttagttagctagacagacagacagacagacagacagttagttagttagttagttagttagttagttagttagttagttagttagttagttagttagttagttagttagttagacagacagacagacaggcagacagttagttagttagttagttagttagttagttagttagttagttagttagacagacagacagacagacagacagacagttagttagttagttagttagttagttagttagacagacagatagttagacagacagacagacagacagacagacagacagttagttagttagttagacagacagacagacagacagacagacagacagttagttagttagttagttagttagttagacagacagacagacagacagacagacagacagacagacagttagttagacagacagacagacagacagacagacagttagttagttagttagacagacagacagatagttagttagttagttagttagttagacagacagacagatagttagacagacagacagacagacagacagacagttagttagttagttagttagttagttagacagacagacagacagacagacagacagttagttagttagttagttagttagacagacagacagacagacagacagttagttagttagttagacagacagacagacagacagttagttagttagttagttagttagttagttagttagttagttagttagttagttagttagttagttagttagttagacagacagacagacagacagacagatagttagttagttagttagttagtttccAGAAcggcaaccttcctggagtctccagaagtgcaatgtgtcaggttctcagagaccttgcttgggtaaaaaattctaaaaaataaccctcacttaatatgaataacatgctgaagtgttgtgaaatacatgaagactgattttgtataggctttatggacagataagttgagagtgactctcgAATCTGGCAggaagttttaggagctcatttttattccatCTCCTATCGTAAAAAGTTtgtcttgcagagattgactaaaatgagctcctaaaacttcctgccagattctggaagataaattcttcaaacagtggcacaggaggatgtgatgctggccCTTcgagagtcactctcaacttatctgtccataaagcctatacaaaatcagtcgtcatgtatttcacaacacttcagcatgttattcagacagacagacagacagacagttagttagttagttagttagttagttagttagttagttagttagttagttagacagacagacagacagacagatagttagttagttagttagttagttagtcagacagacagacagacagacagacagacagacagttagacagacagacagacagacagatagttagttagttagacagacagacagacagacagacagacagttagttagttagttagttagttagttagttagttagttagacagacagacatacagacagacagacagttagacagacagacagacagacagttagttagttagttagttagttagtttgttagacagacagacagacagacagacagacagacagttagttagttagacagacagacagactgacagacagTGACTCTCGAATCTGGCAggaagttttaggagctcatttttattccatCTCCTATCGTAAAAAGTTtgtcttgcagagattgactaaaatgagctcctaaaacttcctgccagattctggaagataaattcttcaaacagtggcacaggaggatgtgatgctggccCTTcgagagtcactctcaacttatctgtccataaagcctatacaaaatcagtcgtcatgtatttcacaacacttcagcatgttattcagacagacagacagacagacagacagacagacagttagttagttagttagttagacagacagacagatagttagttagttagttagttagttagttagttagttagttagttagttagttagttagacagacagacagacagacagacagacagttagacagacagacagacagacagatagttagttagacagacagacagacagacagttagttagttagttagttagttagttagacagacagacagttagttagttagttagttagttagttagttagttagttagttagttagttagttagttagttagttagttagttagacagacagacatacaaacagacagacagttagacagacagacagacagacagacagacagacagttagttagttagttagttagttagttagtttgttagacagacagacagacagacagacagttagttagttagttagttagacagacagttagttagttagttagttagttagttagttagttagttagacagacagacagacagacagttagttagttagttagttagttagttagttagttagttagttagttagttagttagttagttagacagacagacagacagacagacagacagacagacagactatagatagatagatagaacgttacatagaatgatagaacgatagaatggcagatagatagaacgatagatagaaagatagaacgatagatagaacgatagatagatagatagatagatagatagatagatagatagatagatagatagatagatagatagatagatagatagatagatagatagatagatagatagatagatagatagatagatagacagttagttagacagacagacagacagacagacagacagacagatatagatggatggatggatggatggatggctgGCTATCTCTTTGGTTCTGGTTATGTTTATGTTCTTCAGCTGTGTCGTGTTTTGACTGTCTGCCAGCAGCAGCAACAGTCGTTCTCACACCCAAACACTGACTGTAAATCAGAGCTTTAACACAATCGATTGTGCCATTGTGCATCTCGCCCTCCTGAACTCCGATATCAGCAGAGCAGTGTAAGAGAAACTGTCCATGATGCAGAAACCACTAAGCTTTCCATTGTGCCGCTTTTGTGGGCAAAACCTCGCGATAACACCTCAGAGCGTATAGGCCACATATATCAGACAGTCCGGATTTTTCCCTCCGGttgctctctctgtctttctctttctctctcactccaCTGGATGGTTGCTCAGGATCCAGGCAGGGAACGATGTCACAGTATTCAGGGAAGGTGAGTAGTACATTTCAGGGTATATTGTCATTTGCTGACCAACTAAAGACAAAGTTTCATGTATGTACTGTACTTTTGTACACtatgtgcagaattattaggcaagttgatattatggtcatatttttttgccaagaaaattttaccaattccaaaccacatcaatcttaataactactattgattttgtattgaatcatttctaagttatatataattgtccatgaaggctgaaagtcaaaaactccttatttcaggtgtgctgaattattaggcatgttttcttttacagataaaatgagccaaaaaagaaattgaattcaaagtaaaaaaaaaattaaataattaaataattaaaatcagagaccttgcttgggtaaaaaatgctaaaaaaataaccctcacttaataagaataacatgctgaagtgttgtgaaatacatgaagactgattttgtataggctttatggacagataagttgagagtgactctcgaaggaccagcatcacatcctcttgtaccactgtttgaagaatttatcttccagaatctggcaggaagttttaggagctcatttttattccatCTCCTATCCTAAAAAGTTtgtcttgcagagattgactaaaatgagctcctaaaacttcctgccagattctggaagataaattcttcaaacagtggcacaggaggatgtgatgctggccCTTcgagagtcactctcaacttatctgtccataaagcctatacaaaatcagtcttcatgtatttcacaacacttcagcatgttattcatattaagtgagggttattttttagcattttttacccaagcaaggtctctgagaacctgacacattgcacttctggagactccaggaaggttgcagttctggaaaatggtggtgctggagactaaatgattcctgatggtttcacagctaattcttcaccttaattcttaattcttttgcagttaacgtgtcttttcttctccacctgttttttctgaccatgctgacccaatgagcatttagctgcccaatgatcatgccttaactttgctaattctattattgaattagtattgcatccttctcttgggcatttaattatttatttatttttttactttgagttcaatctcttttttggctcattttatctgtaaaagaaaacctgcctaataattcagcacacctgaaataaggagtttttgactttcagccttcatggacaattatatataacttagaaatgattcaatacaaaatcaatagtagttattaagattgatgtggtttggaattggtaaaattttcttggcaaaaaaatatgaccataatatcaacttgcctaataattctgcacacagtgtaatATGCAACAGATTTTTGCATACTTATACAAgcatacaatttttattttattttttgcttaatTTGCACAACTGTAATTTGTAGTTTTGCATGTACACTTGCATACCTACAATACCAATATATGCATCTCATTCACCCAAATTAATGGACTCTTGAATGCATATATTTACATGAAATATCTCAGTGCACACATTCCATGCTGCAGAACTCAACAATAACATTAAGTACGCATTTCTAACTGTGgcctcaacaacaacaacaaaaaaataataaaaaactgaaataaaataaaatgaaataagtcAAATAAATAGCTATTTTTATGAAGAAATATGGATTTGAattctaacaaaaaaaaaaaaaaaaaaaaaatatatatatatatatatatatatatatatatatatatatataattatggcTATAAATCAATAACCCCTGGAACATTatgacatttttgtgtttttcagccCATTCTAACTGATGCTTCCCTGATTATCACAAACTATTTTTGCAATTTCGACCTCAACTTTGTAGCCTGCTAGATAACTATGGTGAAAGATTTAAAAAAGCAGAATTTGACAACTGAAATGTTGAATACATGTTTAGGCAAACTGCAAGGCATACAAATGCATGTGCATAACTAAGAAATGAAATACTTTACATTTTATGGAACAAAAATTATTGTTGAGCCTGGCGATGTCAACTTGCAATTGTATAtttctgcactttgtttttcaaatataacaaaatatagatAACATTTGACATTTCACTGTTACAAACTTTCTGTAATTTCTTTGAaagttattcatttttttaagattggcattttataaatatattatttagaaataaaaccataaaatgaTTAATGCAGTTGCCCAAACAAGCTATTCTAACTTACATTTGCTCGATATGCTCTGCTGGTTTAATGCCAGGATGGAGAAACTTCTCACACTGTGATATCATGTAGTTTCAGTTTCGCAGAGTCTGTTTCACCACCGGTGACTGTAGAGTTTTGCCTCTGATGGTCACTGCGTCTTCTCCCAGATATTGTTCTACGAGGGGAAATGCTTCACAGGCCAGAGGCTGGAGGTGTTTGGAGACTGTGAAAACTTCCAGGACCGTGGTTTCATGAACAGGGTGAACTCCATCCGCGTGGAGAGCGGGGCCTGGGTGTGTTTCGACCATCCCGATTTCAAGGGACAGCAGTACATCCTGGAAAAAGGAGAGTATCCCGATTTCCAACGCTGGAATGGCCACAATGATCACATGGGCTCCTGCAAGCCAATCAAAATGGTGAGGATCAAATGGTATTTCATGGTATTTTCATGTAGAACATACTCCAATAtcctttatttacaactttgaaaagtcatttttataatgtcacgtttttaaaaaataaaagtttttttttttttttaaacaacagtaACATGCTGCACTGTTGCATGATATCATT
This portion of the Onychostoma macrolepis isolate SWU-2019 chromosome 02, ASM1243209v1, whole genome shotgun sequence genome encodes:
- the LOC131524997 gene encoding CD59 glycoprotein-like — its product is MISQCEKFLHPGIKPAEHIEQIKREGEWRELIRDCRIKVRFHIDIHTDRQKNSFTQSNTVQRMMKFVILAVVLVLVVTGGSALDCLHCVPEKAGGACEITTVTCPPDKDACAAAKFRRSPYGHYQKCMSMSGCEMVKQNAFINIKCCQKDFCNTFD